A portion of the Callithrix jacchus isolate 240 chromosome 13, calJac240_pri, whole genome shotgun sequence genome contains these proteins:
- the CHRNA2 gene encoding neuronal acetylcholine receptor subunit alpha-2 isoform X3 gives MMTTNVWLKQEWSDHKLRWNPADFGNITSLRVPSEMIWIPDIVLYNNADGEFAVTHMTKAHLFSTGTVHWVPPAIYKSSCSIDVTFFPFDQQNCKMKFGSWTYDKAKIDLEQMEQTVDLKDYWESGEWAIVNATGTYNSKKYDCCAEIYPDVTYAFVIRRLPLFYTINLIIPCLLISCLTVLVFYLPSDCGEKITLCISVLLSLTVFLLLITEIIPSTSLVIPLIGEYLLFTMIFVTLSIVITVFVLNVHHRSPSTHTMPRWVRGALLGCVPRWLLMNRPPQPLELCHPPGLKLSPSYHWLETNVDAEEQEVVVEEEDRWSCAGHMAPSVGTLCSHGHLHSGASGPKAEALLQEGELLLSPHMQKALEGVHYIADHLRSEDADSSVKEDWKYVAMVIDRIFLWLFIIVCFLGTIGLFLPPFLAGMI, from the exons ATGATGACCACCAATGTCTGGCTAAAGCAG GAGTGGAGTGACCACAAACTGCGCTGGAACCCCGCAGATTTCGGCAACATCACATCCCTCCGGGTCCCTTCCGAGATGATCTGGATCCCAGACATTGTCCTCTACAACAA tgcagatggggagtttgcagtgaCCCACATGACCAAGGCCCACCTCTTCTCCACGGGCACTGTGCACTGGGTGCCCCCGGCCAtctacaagagctcctgcagCATCGACGTCACCTTCTTCCCCTTCGACCAGCAGAACTGCAAGATGAAGTTCGGCTCCTGGACCTACGACAAGGCCAAGATCGACCTGGAGCAGATGGAGCAGACAGTGGACCTGAAAGACTACTGGGAGAGTGGCGAGTGGGCCATCGTCAATGCCACAGGCACCTACAACAGCAAGAAGTATGACTGCTGCGCCGAGATCTACCCCGACGTCACCTATGCCTTTGTCATCCGGCGGCTGCCGCTCTTCTACACCATCAACCTCATCATCCCCTGCCTGCTCATCTCCTGCCTCACGGTGCTGGTCTTCTACCTGCCCTCCGACTGCGGCGAGAAGATCACACTGTGCATCTCCGTGCTGCTGTCGCTCACCGTCTTCTTGCTGCTCATCACCGAGATCATCCCGTCCACCTCGCTGGTCATCCCGCTCATTGGCGAGTACCTGCTGTTCACCATGATCTTCGTCACCCTGTCCATCGTCATCACTGTCTTCGTGCTGAACGTGCACCACCGCTCCCCCAGCACCCACACCATGCCCCGCTGGGTGAGGGGGGCCCTTCTGGGCTGTGTGCCCCGGTGGCTTCTGATGAACCGGCCCCCACAGCCCTTGGAGCTCTGCCACCCCCCAGGCCTGAAGCTCAGCCCTTCTTATCACTGGCTGGAGACCAATGTGGATGCGGAGGagcaggaggtggtggtggaagaGGAGGACAGATGGTCGTGTGCAGGTCACATGGCCCCCTCCGTGGGCACCCTCTGCAGCCATGGCCACCTGCATTCCGGGGCCTCAGGTCCCAAGGCTGAGGCTCTGCTGCAGGAGGGTGAGCTGCTTCTGTCACCCCACATGCAGAAGGCACTGGAAGGTGTGCACTACATTGCTGACCACCTGCGGTCCGAGGATGCTGACTCTTCG GTGAAGGAGGACTGGAAGTACGTCGCCATGGTCATCGACAGGATCTTCCTCTGGCTGTTTATCATCGTCTGTTTCCTGGGGACCATTGGCCTCTTCCTGCCTCCGTTCCTAGCTGGAATGATCTGA
- the CHRNA2 gene encoding neuronal acetylcholine receptor subunit alpha-2 isoform X1, with the protein MLMGPSCPALLSFMKLSLWWLLLIPAGGEEAKHPPSRAPVDPLSSPSPTALPQGGSHTQAEDRLFKHLFRGYNRWARPVPNTSDVVIVRFGLSIAQLIDVDEKNQMMTTNVWLKQEWSDHKLRWNPADFGNITSLRVPSEMIWIPDIVLYNNADGEFAVTHMTKAHLFSTGTVHWVPPAIYKSSCSIDVTFFPFDQQNCKMKFGSWTYDKAKIDLEQMEQTVDLKDYWESGEWAIVNATGTYNSKKYDCCAEIYPDVTYAFVIRRLPLFYTINLIIPCLLISCLTVLVFYLPSDCGEKITLCISVLLSLTVFLLLITEIIPSTSLVIPLIGEYLLFTMIFVTLSIVITVFVLNVHHRSPSTHTMPRWVRGALLGCVPRWLLMNRPPQPLELCHPPGLKLSPSYHWLETNVDAEEQEVVVEEEDRWSCAGHMAPSVGTLCSHGHLHSGASGPKAEALLQEGELLLSPHMQKALEGVHYIADHLRSEDADSSVKEDWKYVAMVIDRIFLWLFIIVCFLGTIGLFLPPFLAGMI; encoded by the exons ATGCTCATGGGCCCCTCCTGTCCTGCGCTTTTGTCCTTCATGAAGCTTAGCCTGTGGTGGCTCCTTCTGATCCCAGCAG GTGGAGAGGAAGCCAAACACCCACCTTCCAGGGCTCCCGTAGAccccctctcctctcccagccccacGGCATTGCCACAGGGTGGCTCCCACACCCAGGCTGAGGACCGGCTCTTCAAACACCTCTTTCGGGGCTACAACCGCTGGGCGCGCCCCGTGCCCAACACCTCGGATGTGGTGATCGTGCGCTTCGGACTGTCCATCGCTCAGCTCATCGACGTG GATGAGAAGAACCAAATGATGACCACCAATGTCTGGCTAAAGCAG GAGTGGAGTGACCACAAACTGCGCTGGAACCCCGCAGATTTCGGCAACATCACATCCCTCCGGGTCCCTTCCGAGATGATCTGGATCCCAGACATTGTCCTCTACAACAA tgcagatggggagtttgcagtgaCCCACATGACCAAGGCCCACCTCTTCTCCACGGGCACTGTGCACTGGGTGCCCCCGGCCAtctacaagagctcctgcagCATCGACGTCACCTTCTTCCCCTTCGACCAGCAGAACTGCAAGATGAAGTTCGGCTCCTGGACCTACGACAAGGCCAAGATCGACCTGGAGCAGATGGAGCAGACAGTGGACCTGAAAGACTACTGGGAGAGTGGCGAGTGGGCCATCGTCAATGCCACAGGCACCTACAACAGCAAGAAGTATGACTGCTGCGCCGAGATCTACCCCGACGTCACCTATGCCTTTGTCATCCGGCGGCTGCCGCTCTTCTACACCATCAACCTCATCATCCCCTGCCTGCTCATCTCCTGCCTCACGGTGCTGGTCTTCTACCTGCCCTCCGACTGCGGCGAGAAGATCACACTGTGCATCTCCGTGCTGCTGTCGCTCACCGTCTTCTTGCTGCTCATCACCGAGATCATCCCGTCCACCTCGCTGGTCATCCCGCTCATTGGCGAGTACCTGCTGTTCACCATGATCTTCGTCACCCTGTCCATCGTCATCACTGTCTTCGTGCTGAACGTGCACCACCGCTCCCCCAGCACCCACACCATGCCCCGCTGGGTGAGGGGGGCCCTTCTGGGCTGTGTGCCCCGGTGGCTTCTGATGAACCGGCCCCCACAGCCCTTGGAGCTCTGCCACCCCCCAGGCCTGAAGCTCAGCCCTTCTTATCACTGGCTGGAGACCAATGTGGATGCGGAGGagcaggaggtggtggtggaagaGGAGGACAGATGGTCGTGTGCAGGTCACATGGCCCCCTCCGTGGGCACCCTCTGCAGCCATGGCCACCTGCATTCCGGGGCCTCAGGTCCCAAGGCTGAGGCTCTGCTGCAGGAGGGTGAGCTGCTTCTGTCACCCCACATGCAGAAGGCACTGGAAGGTGTGCACTACATTGCTGACCACCTGCGGTCCGAGGATGCTGACTCTTCG GTGAAGGAGGACTGGAAGTACGTCGCCATGGTCATCGACAGGATCTTCCTCTGGCTGTTTATCATCGTCTGTTTCCTGGGGACCATTGGCCTCTTCCTGCCTCCGTTCCTAGCTGGAATGATCTGA
- the CHRNA2 gene encoding neuronal acetylcholine receptor subunit alpha-2 isoform X2, translated as MLMGPSCPALLSFMKLSLWWLLLIPAGGEEAKHPPSRAPVDPLSSPSPTALPQGGSHTQAEDRLFKHLFRGYNRWARPVPNTSDVVIVRFGLSIAQLIDVDEKNQMMTTNVWLKQNCKMKFGSWTYDKAKIDLEQMEQTVDLKDYWESGEWAIVNATGTYNSKKYDCCAEIYPDVTYAFVIRRLPLFYTINLIIPCLLISCLTVLVFYLPSDCGEKITLCISVLLSLTVFLLLITEIIPSTSLVIPLIGEYLLFTMIFVTLSIVITVFVLNVHHRSPSTHTMPRWVRGALLGCVPRWLLMNRPPQPLELCHPPGLKLSPSYHWLETNVDAEEQEVVVEEEDRWSCAGHMAPSVGTLCSHGHLHSGASGPKAEALLQEGELLLSPHMQKALEGVHYIADHLRSEDADSSVKEDWKYVAMVIDRIFLWLFIIVCFLGTIGLFLPPFLAGMI; from the exons ATGCTCATGGGCCCCTCCTGTCCTGCGCTTTTGTCCTTCATGAAGCTTAGCCTGTGGTGGCTCCTTCTGATCCCAGCAG GTGGAGAGGAAGCCAAACACCCACCTTCCAGGGCTCCCGTAGAccccctctcctctcccagccccacGGCATTGCCACAGGGTGGCTCCCACACCCAGGCTGAGGACCGGCTCTTCAAACACCTCTTTCGGGGCTACAACCGCTGGGCGCGCCCCGTGCCCAACACCTCGGATGTGGTGATCGTGCGCTTCGGACTGTCCATCGCTCAGCTCATCGACGTG GATGAGAAGAACCAAATGATGACCACCAATGTCTGGCTAAAGCAG AACTGCAAGATGAAGTTCGGCTCCTGGACCTACGACAAGGCCAAGATCGACCTGGAGCAGATGGAGCAGACAGTGGACCTGAAAGACTACTGGGAGAGTGGCGAGTGGGCCATCGTCAATGCCACAGGCACCTACAACAGCAAGAAGTATGACTGCTGCGCCGAGATCTACCCCGACGTCACCTATGCCTTTGTCATCCGGCGGCTGCCGCTCTTCTACACCATCAACCTCATCATCCCCTGCCTGCTCATCTCCTGCCTCACGGTGCTGGTCTTCTACCTGCCCTCCGACTGCGGCGAGAAGATCACACTGTGCATCTCCGTGCTGCTGTCGCTCACCGTCTTCTTGCTGCTCATCACCGAGATCATCCCGTCCACCTCGCTGGTCATCCCGCTCATTGGCGAGTACCTGCTGTTCACCATGATCTTCGTCACCCTGTCCATCGTCATCACTGTCTTCGTGCTGAACGTGCACCACCGCTCCCCCAGCACCCACACCATGCCCCGCTGGGTGAGGGGGGCCCTTCTGGGCTGTGTGCCCCGGTGGCTTCTGATGAACCGGCCCCCACAGCCCTTGGAGCTCTGCCACCCCCCAGGCCTGAAGCTCAGCCCTTCTTATCACTGGCTGGAGACCAATGTGGATGCGGAGGagcaggaggtggtggtggaagaGGAGGACAGATGGTCGTGTGCAGGTCACATGGCCCCCTCCGTGGGCACCCTCTGCAGCCATGGCCACCTGCATTCCGGGGCCTCAGGTCCCAAGGCTGAGGCTCTGCTGCAGGAGGGTGAGCTGCTTCTGTCACCCCACATGCAGAAGGCACTGGAAGGTGTGCACTACATTGCTGACCACCTGCGGTCCGAGGATGCTGACTCTTCG GTGAAGGAGGACTGGAAGTACGTCGCCATGGTCATCGACAGGATCTTCCTCTGGCTGTTTATCATCGTCTGTTTCCTGGGGACCATTGGCCTCTTCCTGCCTCCGTTCCTAGCTGGAATGATCTGA
- the CHRNA2 gene encoding neuronal acetylcholine receptor subunit alpha-2 isoform X4 produces MTKAHLFSTGTVHWVPPAIYKSSCSIDVTFFPFDQQNCKMKFGSWTYDKAKIDLEQMEQTVDLKDYWESGEWAIVNATGTYNSKKYDCCAEIYPDVTYAFVIRRLPLFYTINLIIPCLLISCLTVLVFYLPSDCGEKITLCISVLLSLTVFLLLITEIIPSTSLVIPLIGEYLLFTMIFVTLSIVITVFVLNVHHRSPSTHTMPRWVRGALLGCVPRWLLMNRPPQPLELCHPPGLKLSPSYHWLETNVDAEEQEVVVEEEDRWSCAGHMAPSVGTLCSHGHLHSGASGPKAEALLQEGELLLSPHMQKALEGVHYIADHLRSEDADSSVKEDWKYVAMVIDRIFLWLFIIVCFLGTIGLFLPPFLAGMI; encoded by the exons ATGACCAAGGCCCACCTCTTCTCCACGGGCACTGTGCACTGGGTGCCCCCGGCCAtctacaagagctcctgcagCATCGACGTCACCTTCTTCCCCTTCGACCAGCAGAACTGCAAGATGAAGTTCGGCTCCTGGACCTACGACAAGGCCAAGATCGACCTGGAGCAGATGGAGCAGACAGTGGACCTGAAAGACTACTGGGAGAGTGGCGAGTGGGCCATCGTCAATGCCACAGGCACCTACAACAGCAAGAAGTATGACTGCTGCGCCGAGATCTACCCCGACGTCACCTATGCCTTTGTCATCCGGCGGCTGCCGCTCTTCTACACCATCAACCTCATCATCCCCTGCCTGCTCATCTCCTGCCTCACGGTGCTGGTCTTCTACCTGCCCTCCGACTGCGGCGAGAAGATCACACTGTGCATCTCCGTGCTGCTGTCGCTCACCGTCTTCTTGCTGCTCATCACCGAGATCATCCCGTCCACCTCGCTGGTCATCCCGCTCATTGGCGAGTACCTGCTGTTCACCATGATCTTCGTCACCCTGTCCATCGTCATCACTGTCTTCGTGCTGAACGTGCACCACCGCTCCCCCAGCACCCACACCATGCCCCGCTGGGTGAGGGGGGCCCTTCTGGGCTGTGTGCCCCGGTGGCTTCTGATGAACCGGCCCCCACAGCCCTTGGAGCTCTGCCACCCCCCAGGCCTGAAGCTCAGCCCTTCTTATCACTGGCTGGAGACCAATGTGGATGCGGAGGagcaggaggtggtggtggaagaGGAGGACAGATGGTCGTGTGCAGGTCACATGGCCCCCTCCGTGGGCACCCTCTGCAGCCATGGCCACCTGCATTCCGGGGCCTCAGGTCCCAAGGCTGAGGCTCTGCTGCAGGAGGGTGAGCTGCTTCTGTCACCCCACATGCAGAAGGCACTGGAAGGTGTGCACTACATTGCTGACCACCTGCGGTCCGAGGATGCTGACTCTTCG GTGAAGGAGGACTGGAAGTACGTCGCCATGGTCATCGACAGGATCTTCCTCTGGCTGTTTATCATCGTCTGTTTCCTGGGGACCATTGGCCTCTTCCTGCCTCCGTTCCTAGCTGGAATGATCTGA
- the CHRNA2 gene encoding neuronal acetylcholine receptor subunit alpha-2 isoform X5 yields MMTTNVWLKQNCKMKFGSWTYDKAKIDLEQMEQTVDLKDYWESGEWAIVNATGTYNSKKYDCCAEIYPDVTYAFVIRRLPLFYTINLIIPCLLISCLTVLVFYLPSDCGEKITLCISVLLSLTVFLLLITEIIPSTSLVIPLIGEYLLFTMIFVTLSIVITVFVLNVHHRSPSTHTMPRWVRGALLGCVPRWLLMNRPPQPLELCHPPGLKLSPSYHWLETNVDAEEQEVVVEEEDRWSCAGHMAPSVGTLCSHGHLHSGASGPKAEALLQEGELLLSPHMQKALEGVHYIADHLRSEDADSSVKEDWKYVAMVIDRIFLWLFIIVCFLGTIGLFLPPFLAGMI; encoded by the exons ATGATGACCACCAATGTCTGGCTAAAGCAG AACTGCAAGATGAAGTTCGGCTCCTGGACCTACGACAAGGCCAAGATCGACCTGGAGCAGATGGAGCAGACAGTGGACCTGAAAGACTACTGGGAGAGTGGCGAGTGGGCCATCGTCAATGCCACAGGCACCTACAACAGCAAGAAGTATGACTGCTGCGCCGAGATCTACCCCGACGTCACCTATGCCTTTGTCATCCGGCGGCTGCCGCTCTTCTACACCATCAACCTCATCATCCCCTGCCTGCTCATCTCCTGCCTCACGGTGCTGGTCTTCTACCTGCCCTCCGACTGCGGCGAGAAGATCACACTGTGCATCTCCGTGCTGCTGTCGCTCACCGTCTTCTTGCTGCTCATCACCGAGATCATCCCGTCCACCTCGCTGGTCATCCCGCTCATTGGCGAGTACCTGCTGTTCACCATGATCTTCGTCACCCTGTCCATCGTCATCACTGTCTTCGTGCTGAACGTGCACCACCGCTCCCCCAGCACCCACACCATGCCCCGCTGGGTGAGGGGGGCCCTTCTGGGCTGTGTGCCCCGGTGGCTTCTGATGAACCGGCCCCCACAGCCCTTGGAGCTCTGCCACCCCCCAGGCCTGAAGCTCAGCCCTTCTTATCACTGGCTGGAGACCAATGTGGATGCGGAGGagcaggaggtggtggtggaagaGGAGGACAGATGGTCGTGTGCAGGTCACATGGCCCCCTCCGTGGGCACCCTCTGCAGCCATGGCCACCTGCATTCCGGGGCCTCAGGTCCCAAGGCTGAGGCTCTGCTGCAGGAGGGTGAGCTGCTTCTGTCACCCCACATGCAGAAGGCACTGGAAGGTGTGCACTACATTGCTGACCACCTGCGGTCCGAGGATGCTGACTCTTCG GTGAAGGAGGACTGGAAGTACGTCGCCATGGTCATCGACAGGATCTTCCTCTGGCTGTTTATCATCGTCTGTTTCCTGGGGACCATTGGCCTCTTCCTGCCTCCGTTCCTAGCTGGAATGATCTGA
- the CHRNA2 gene encoding neuronal acetylcholine receptor subunit alpha-2 isoform X6 has translation MKFGSWTYDKAKIDLEQMEQTVDLKDYWESGEWAIVNATGTYNSKKYDCCAEIYPDVTYAFVIRRLPLFYTINLIIPCLLISCLTVLVFYLPSDCGEKITLCISVLLSLTVFLLLITEIIPSTSLVIPLIGEYLLFTMIFVTLSIVITVFVLNVHHRSPSTHTMPRWVRGALLGCVPRWLLMNRPPQPLELCHPPGLKLSPSYHWLETNVDAEEQEVVVEEEDRWSCAGHMAPSVGTLCSHGHLHSGASGPKAEALLQEGELLLSPHMQKALEGVHYIADHLRSEDADSSVKEDWKYVAMVIDRIFLWLFIIVCFLGTIGLFLPPFLAGMI, from the exons ATGAAGTTCGGCTCCTGGACCTACGACAAGGCCAAGATCGACCTGGAGCAGATGGAGCAGACAGTGGACCTGAAAGACTACTGGGAGAGTGGCGAGTGGGCCATCGTCAATGCCACAGGCACCTACAACAGCAAGAAGTATGACTGCTGCGCCGAGATCTACCCCGACGTCACCTATGCCTTTGTCATCCGGCGGCTGCCGCTCTTCTACACCATCAACCTCATCATCCCCTGCCTGCTCATCTCCTGCCTCACGGTGCTGGTCTTCTACCTGCCCTCCGACTGCGGCGAGAAGATCACACTGTGCATCTCCGTGCTGCTGTCGCTCACCGTCTTCTTGCTGCTCATCACCGAGATCATCCCGTCCACCTCGCTGGTCATCCCGCTCATTGGCGAGTACCTGCTGTTCACCATGATCTTCGTCACCCTGTCCATCGTCATCACTGTCTTCGTGCTGAACGTGCACCACCGCTCCCCCAGCACCCACACCATGCCCCGCTGGGTGAGGGGGGCCCTTCTGGGCTGTGTGCCCCGGTGGCTTCTGATGAACCGGCCCCCACAGCCCTTGGAGCTCTGCCACCCCCCAGGCCTGAAGCTCAGCCCTTCTTATCACTGGCTGGAGACCAATGTGGATGCGGAGGagcaggaggtggtggtggaagaGGAGGACAGATGGTCGTGTGCAGGTCACATGGCCCCCTCCGTGGGCACCCTCTGCAGCCATGGCCACCTGCATTCCGGGGCCTCAGGTCCCAAGGCTGAGGCTCTGCTGCAGGAGGGTGAGCTGCTTCTGTCACCCCACATGCAGAAGGCACTGGAAGGTGTGCACTACATTGCTGACCACCTGCGGTCCGAGGATGCTGACTCTTCG GTGAAGGAGGACTGGAAGTACGTCGCCATGGTCATCGACAGGATCTTCCTCTGGCTGTTTATCATCGTCTGTTTCCTGGGGACCATTGGCCTCTTCCTGCCTCCGTTCCTAGCTGGAATGATCTGA